The genomic DNA tgtactttaattgcaaatttatttcttttactctatgttagtttaccctaatttaacttgggttgctcacaacaaaaagggggagattgttggtacctcaagattgttttgatgcgatcaaacaagttaggttaggttctgttgtatttaaccttatgtctaagtgtacaagaacttaggagcacagggcatcgagcaaaagatgcagttagcgagaagaacgacatgggagagagccgacgagctcggtgtgtctgatggacgaggtgctgtggaagaatacgcgagcggacgagaaggaggcgcgcggtgtttccgagggacgagaagccggagcggaagcttgctcgaggagaatgccggaagttgggtttgggtgaaccctattttggatggccgaaatcacccaagcgagcgaagctggagcggaagaccttgaccgaagcaagtggagccgaagctggaggcccggagagaaagtcaacaaaaatGTTGACTTCCCCCTTCGGGCCGCTcggaacccaagttttatcaAGATCGACGTGGACTTTGATCGACGCATcagggatagagttctatcccactccaggcgcctggaacccttccaggcgccccgagcaaggctatataagtaGCCTTGCTCCCAAAGCTTTACAACAACTAGAAAGGTcaatacaacacttgtacgcactttattttctgtttctgAGCGTTCActattgtaaagaggcttctccgcctgaaggagaattgtTAGTGCGttttttcttcttggattagcaacctccccgattgtatcCAAGTAAATCCGTTGAGTCTCTGTCTTttagtttcttaattatttttatatgctAGTTTTCTTTTAATCAAGTTATTTGTCCGAGAAAGGTTGTTTTGtttgatttgtgcaggggctattcactcCACCTCTAGCCGACCCCCAAGGGTCCCAACATAGTCAACCCAATAATCGATCGAACCTATGGGTCTCAATTCACTCCTCATGTGCCAGTCCTCCTTTGTACGATCGGTCGTTCATGAATCTAGTTGGGTTTACAGGGCTCAGCGTCCCTATCTCCTACACAAGCAAGTCCATTACAACACCGATCAAAGTAAACTCGTTCAGTCTTAATGCACCGGTCGAGCATATAGGGTCCAACTCTTCACTTCTACAATATTACTTTCAGCATACAAACTTGGTCTTATGATAGTACCTTCAGTATAAAGCTGACCGGACCCATGGTCACTCGGACTTATGAAGCCAAGTTTCCTGCTCTTCGAGAGCCAGTCTCCCTTTATATGACCGGTCGGTCATAGAATTGGCCGAACCAATAAAACTTAGCTCCCCATTGCTTTAACGACAGATCCTCAACACCAGGGTGTAGGTTATATAGTTGATCATCCTTATGGTCGGTTGGATTTATAGGATCTTGTTCCTCGTTCTTCAAGGATTTAAATCTCCCAATACATATAGCTGGCCGGTCGAATTTCTTCCAGGAGATAACAGTGTCAGAGAATCACAATAACTCGTCAGAGAGTAACAACTATTTATCAGAGAATATTTTTTTGTTATAGCATATGCATTCAATGAAGCCTTTTTCAAAGGTGTAAGTTATAAAAAGACGGTTCAGATATGAGTAACGAATGATTCCTTAGAGAATGATTGTCACTTGACAACTTTTGATACTGAACATTTTTTGTCACCTGATTATTGCGGAGATTATGAAAGATGGTATAAAAGGGATCCTCTAACATATacttttcatcttcttctccactttttGCTCAGCTactgtactgacttgagcgtcggagtgtctACGCCAGAGATCTCTTTTCTGGTTCTCACTTTAACGTTCAATGATCTCTTTTTTTCGTGTGTGCAGAGAAGGAGGTACCGGAAGTCTTTTTTGTTCTAGCTCGTAGACTTTCTTTCAAGTCGGAGTATTCTTCCAGTCAACAACAATGTTATCTGCCCAACATACTATTTATGTAGCTTTCAGACAAGATTAATAAAGAAAAATACTTTATAATATATTATTGTTAGGTTTTAAATCTTAACTATTTGATTAACCACTAGAGTGTCAGATCATTCTATCATTATCtcactaaaaaaaaaatcataatgagTGAATggatatttattaaatttatcatAAGAGTCAAGTGTTCAACATAAATAGGTTTATCAATTTGGATAAATACACTATACTTTTTCTAATTGATTTTATTAATACGAAAATATTCCTAACATTCTTATTTGCTAttaaattttctcaaaaattgcAATACATTACAGAGAAAATCAAGGGTAattcattaaaatatttttaacatttcAATCATATCCTAATTATATCCTTAAAAAATTTTAGGAGCTAAATGTCTCCCTTATCTTTTTAAATGTATCTCAAATATATTATTCCTAATAATTTCATCATTATAATTAATGAAATGAGCTTGTACTTCTCATGTCAGTCGACAACCCCAATTAAAAGCTCAATTCAATTCCTTGGTACTCATTCGCTTCATTGTTTCATTATAATATAGTTTCAATCTAAAAAACCCAATTCTCCAAGATAATCtataaataaatatttcaaaaatatataaaaatatatgagTGGCATTTACCAAGTAATTAAACAATAAATATATAACTAAAGTactaaaaatatagaaaataccaTAATAGGCGGTGAATTCCAAAAATATTTACTTAGTCTAGTAATCACAACTCAATATAAAACTATATTTTTACTGTTTaatataacaataaaaaaaatactaaaatgaCTTTTCAGAAATAAATAACAAATAATTTACACCTTTACATTGTAAAATGTTAGGAATTTGAATGCAAATTAAAGTGAATTCAATTCCctcaaatttaataattaaattattcatTATTTGATAAAAGTTTTCTAACttataaaattgaataaaaaaaacaaCTCTCAATCTCCAGATGAGCACAAAAAATTCAAGATTCatatcaaaaagaaaataaagatgaGCACAAACAGATTTATGTGATTCGATAAAAATACTCGGCTGCCGACGATAAGAAAATTCTCCATTATCAGAATTAAAAAGTTCAATAAATTTTACAAATTGTTTACTCCTATCTGAGAATCGACATAAAAATAAATAGTTCACTGTAGGAATGACGTCGTTGCAACTCCTAGTGTCATCCCATAGAGCCGTTAATTTAAATTGGACCCGTCGAATTAGTTCATtccattaaataatttaaatgaattagattaaaattttatcaatctaAGTCCACCGCGGACCGACTCGTCTAGGCTCACGATAGACTTAGATTGATCCGCGGATTGAAAAATATATGTAAGATCtttcttttattataattttaaaataaaaatagtatttttttatCCCACATAAGTATTCATttgtattcattttttttttaaaatatatgtttatggatatatttgattgatgaaatttttttttgaagtaaaatgttgaaaatatgaaatatttttttattttttttaaaaaaattgatgagTGTGCAGATTGACATGCTAAACTCGTAATCCATTTTGAATTGGATTAAGTTGACAGATCGCTACCTTATCAAATGATTAATCTATCATGAGTCAATCCGTCCCGTCATGAATTAGCCCATCTGATAGCTCTACTATCAAATGATTAATCTATCATGAGTCAATCCGTCCCGTCATAAATTAGCCCATCTTATAGCTCTACTATCACAGCTCACGACCAAAGAAAAGTCAGACGACTCGCAGAGAAATCAAGAAGAAGGTATTTGGTAATTAAAACTCACATAGATAATTTACGTGTGAAGTTTAAACTTTTAATTGGGATTGCAGACCAGTCGTCAGAGAAATCAAGAAGAAGGTATTTGGTAATTAAAACTCACATAGATAGCTTACGTATAAAGATTAAACTTTTAATTAGAGTTGCAGACTCACGAGAGAAAGACACGCTCATTATGTTAATTATAAATGACGGGATTAACAGAAAAGATATATTTAAGACACATTTAAAAAGATAAAGGACACAATTAACCTTGAAAATTTTTTAGGGATATAATTAAGACACGATTGAAGATTAAAGATATTTCAATAAATTATTATCTCGCATATAAGGTCcgaaaaaaactttcaaaaactacgacataatattttattaatgtcAAAACATTCCTAACGTTTGTGCTTGCTATTAGATTCTCCCACCTAAAACTGCAATATCAATTTTAGATAATTATAGCTGCATGAAACTGAAAAATCATAGTCAAACATGTTACAAGTTTACAATAGCACAAACGGTTTGCAAGACATTACCACTGAGTGGAAGGTGAATGTATGTTAAACAAAGAAAGATACTTGTAATAGCTATTTACAAGCTTATCACTGTAAAATGCTATATCTTCCTGTAAATTTCAACCTTTTTACCATTGTTGCAGCCAGCCAGCATTTTATTAATAAGAAAAGTTGTTGCGCCCGGCCCAGAAAATTGAGCACCATTTGGATCTTCTACAATTTGCAGTGATGAAACAGCTTCAGCTGCCAAGAGACCTACGGAGACGTCGGCTCCTTGACTTGTTCCTTCGTGAGCTAATGATTGACGGTCTTCCACATAAGTTTGTGGTGGCCATACAGATCGATTCCCCGACCTGTTACACTTCCACACAGGCTCGTACGGAATGCTTACCTGATTCAGATAGTCAAAACAATGTTTTGTGGAGGTCTGATAACCCATGAGAAGATCAATATTGCCTGAATAATTCCAACTGTTGTTTTGACAAGCATTGCCCACTGCAAAGGGGCAGGGTTCATCCGTGTCTTCACAGAGAACATGAAGGGCAACTGCTTCAGCAATTGAGGCACCCTCTTCATCAAGTCTTCGTTGTTCTTCTAGTTTCTTCTGTTTCTTCTTCTCTAACTCAGAACGTATGGCAGCGGATGCTGCAAGTGCTTTCTCCAAACGTCTCTTTTTCTTCTCAGCCTGCTTCAGACGATCTAACTCGCCCTTCGCCTgcttcttttttcctttctttggaACAGAGCTTGGCTGACCACATCTTACTTTCTCCATATCTTATTATCCCACTGATATATGGAACTCTACCTATCCTTTCAAAATGACTAATATGACAAAAGCTGGATTGCTGAATCCAACAACAAACCTAATAACTGCTAAATTTTCTCAAAGTTAATTAGTCAATCAACTGAAACTGTACTACACGCATTCAGGTCTGAAGGAGTATCTGATTTTGCGAAAGATGCAATCCCAAAAGGAGATAAcaggagaaagaaggagagagAAGTGGTGGCTTCTAAGTAACGCATTTCTGGTAGTTCTTTTCCCAGACTTCTCAGAACATGGAAAAAAACCCATATCACAAACACCAGGACAAATTATGCACCAACCACAGCAGCGTTATAAGAAGGATCGAAATTATCTACTCTACTGCTCATAACCTTGCAGCAtaaaagaaaaacagacacccaTCAGAATCTCAACAAATTACAATGCATAATACAAGAGGAATCACAACTAAGTAATCAGAAGAGACATACAAGTAAAATAGTTAAGGTTCTATGCTTCGATAGACAGACTAGCATTACAAGTCAAGGTCATAATAACTCAAAATTCTGGATGTTTGATGGGATAAAtaaattgtgtatcaattgtctAGGCGTGTACAAGCCTAGATAAATGCAAGATCGATGCAACCCATGCCCCTCTTTAAGTTCTGGCCAGAAACAGATTTGTTCAACATAAGCAGTTAGACCACCACTTCATTAAGCGCACGAACAGAAAACTAACCCCTTGTTGTATCAAACATGCATATGCATTACTTCTCATACTTCTATCAACCGATGTGGAATTCACGACATATAGGAGTCTGGATACTTGAAGCAGAATATTGAGAAGGTCGATTCAAATCCATGAGACTTGAACATGAGGTAGATTCAAATCCTCAAGCGCATGAACAATCTCTTTGCTAATTGAGAAAGTT from Zingiber officinale cultivar Zhangliang chromosome 4A, Zo_v1.1, whole genome shotgun sequence includes the following:
- the LOC121969592 gene encoding uncharacterized protein LOC121969592 produces the protein MEKVRCGQPSSVPKKGKKKQAKGELDRLKQAEKKKRRLEKALAASAAIRSELEKKKQKKLEEQRRLDEEGASIAEAVALHVLCEDTDEPCPFAVGNACQNNSWNYSGNIDLLMGYQTSTKHCFDYLNQVSIPYEPVWKCNRSGNRSVWPPQTYVEDRQSLAHEGTSQGADVSVGLLAAEAVSSLQIVEDPNGAQFSGPGATTFLINKMLAGCNNGKKVEIYRKI